A single window of Pseudomonas benzenivorans DNA harbors:
- a CDS encoding UDP-glucose 4-epimerase family protein produces the protein MQTLLLTGGTGFIGQALIKRLLRDDCYQPVVAMRRSSVDVPPGTLSVQVSELSENTDWSAALVGAKVVIHAAARAHVLNEIADDPLAEFRVVNVSGTWALAQQAAQAGVKRFIFISSIGVNGNQSEHPFTVDDLPNPTEPYAVSKYEAELVLTQLSAKTGMEVVIIRPPLVYGPNAPGNFGRLIKAVNKGLPLPLGAIRNQRSLVALDNLVDLIVTCIDHPAAANQTFLVSDGEDLSTTELFRRMAAALGKPARLLPVPSRLLEMAAALLGKQALSQRLCGSLQVDIGKTRELLDWTPPVSVDEALRKTAKYFLEQQSK, from the coding sequence ATGCAGACCTTGTTGCTGACAGGAGGGACTGGATTTATTGGTCAGGCATTGATAAAGCGCTTGCTGAGAGATGATTGTTATCAACCTGTCGTGGCTATGCGCCGATCATCTGTTGATGTCCCTCCTGGTACGCTTAGTGTCCAGGTTAGTGAGCTTTCTGAAAATACCGACTGGTCTGCGGCGCTTGTTGGCGCTAAGGTCGTTATTCATGCAGCTGCTCGAGCTCATGTGCTGAATGAAATTGCTGATGATCCGCTTGCGGAATTTCGTGTTGTGAATGTTAGTGGCACATGGGCACTGGCTCAGCAAGCCGCACAGGCAGGTGTTAAACGATTTATTTTTATTAGCTCAATCGGCGTGAATGGTAATCAGAGTGAACATCCGTTCACTGTGGATGATCTACCAAACCCCACAGAGCCTTATGCGGTCTCCAAGTATGAGGCTGAATTGGTGTTGACCCAGTTATCGGCTAAAACCGGCATGGAGGTAGTGATTATCCGGCCTCCATTGGTTTATGGTCCCAATGCCCCAGGAAATTTTGGTCGATTGATAAAGGCTGTTAATAAGGGGCTGCCGCTACCCTTGGGGGCGATCCGTAATCAGCGCAGCCTGGTGGCCTTGGACAATCTGGTCGACCTGATCGTGACCTGCATCGACCATCCCGCCGCGGCGAACCAGACCTTCCTGGTCAGCGATGGCGAGGATCTTTCGACTACCGAGTTGTTTCGCAGGATGGCCGCTGCCTTGGGCAAGCCGGCGCGCTTGTTGCCGGTGCCGAGTCGGCTGCTGGAGATGGCGGCGGCGCTGCTGGGCAAGCAGGCGCTGTCGCAGCGGCTGTGCGGCTCTCTGCAGGTCGATATCGGCAAGACCCGTGAGTTATTGGACTGGACACCGCCGGTCAGCGTCGATGAGGCGCTGCGCAAGACGGCCAAGTATTTTCTGGAACAGCAGAGCAAATGA
- a CDS encoding MraY family glycosyltransferase yields MTIWWLLPAVAGVSLVMTGALRRYALARSLMDIPNARSSHSVPTPRGGGVAIVLAFLAALPVIAWADLLPWAVMWALFGAGAGVAVIGFLDDHGHIPARWRLLGHFAGAIWALFWLGGLPPLNLFGMSLDLGWLGHGLAAVYLVWLLNLYNFMDGIDGIASVEAICVCLGGALLFGVLGFSSSVQPTAWVMPMLLAAAVAGFLFWNFPPARIFMGDAGSGFLGITLGILSLQAAWVAPQLLWSWLILLGVFIVDATFTLLRRLLRGDRVYEAHRSHAYQYASRRLGRHLPVTLIVGGINLFWLLPIALWVGAGGLDGLTGVLIAYAPLLWLAVKFKAGELE; encoded by the coding sequence ATGACTATCTGGTGGTTGCTGCCGGCGGTGGCCGGCGTTTCGCTTGTTATGACCGGCGCGCTGCGTCGTTACGCCTTGGCCCGCAGCCTGATGGACATCCCCAACGCGCGCAGTTCGCACTCGGTGCCGACGCCGCGCGGCGGCGGGGTGGCCATCGTGTTGGCCTTCCTGGCGGCTTTGCCGGTCATAGCTTGGGCCGATCTGCTACCTTGGGCCGTAATGTGGGCGCTGTTTGGGGCCGGGGCGGGAGTGGCCGTGATCGGCTTTCTCGATGACCACGGTCATATCCCCGCGCGTTGGCGGTTGTTGGGGCACTTTGCCGGGGCCATCTGGGCCTTGTTCTGGTTGGGCGGGCTGCCGCCGCTGAACCTGTTCGGCATGAGCCTCGACCTGGGTTGGCTGGGCCATGGACTGGCTGCGGTCTACCTCGTGTGGTTGTTGAACCTCTACAACTTCATGGATGGCATCGACGGCATCGCCAGTGTCGAGGCCATTTGTGTGTGCCTGGGCGGTGCGTTGTTGTTTGGGGTGCTGGGTTTCTCGAGCTCGGTACAGCCTACGGCTTGGGTCATGCCGATGCTGTTGGCGGCTGCGGTGGCGGGGTTTTTATTCTGGAACTTCCCGCCGGCCCGGATCTTCATGGGCGATGCGGGCAGTGGCTTTCTCGGTATCACCCTGGGCATCTTGTCTCTGCAGGCGGCCTGGGTGGCGCCGCAGTTGTTGTGGAGCTGGTTGATCCTCCTCGGGGTGTTCATCGTCGATGCCACTTTTACCCTGCTGCGGCGCCTGCTGCGTGGCGACAGGGTGTATGAAGCTCATCGCAGTCATGCTTATCAATATGCGTCCCGGCGTTTGGGCCGCCATCTGCCGGTAACCCTTATCGTGGGGGGCATCAATCTGTTCTGGTTGTTGCCCATCGCGCTTTGGGTTGGTGCAGGAGGGCTGGACGGTTTGACGGGCGTGCTGATCGCCTATGCGCCTCTGCTTTGGCTGGCGGTGAAGTTCAAGGCTGGGGAGCTTGAGTAA